One stretch of Micromonospora echinospora DNA includes these proteins:
- a CDS encoding CD225/dispanin family protein: protein MQPGYPPQQPQQIDNNMTMSIVAIFLFWPLAIPAIINASKVNPLIQQGDYAGAQAAAAESKKWSKWALIAGLVWLGIIVVMCCLFGGLAGLAGSSGTN, encoded by the coding sequence ATGCAGCCCGGATACCCCCCGCAGCAGCCGCAGCAGATCGACAACAACATGACGATGTCCATCGTCGCGATCTTCCTGTTCTGGCCGCTCGCGATCCCGGCCATCATCAACGCGTCGAAGGTCAACCCGCTGATCCAGCAGGGTGACTACGCCGGCGCCCAGGCCGCCGCCGCCGAGTCCAAGAAGTGGTCCAAGTGGGCCCTCATCGCCGGCCTGGTCTGGCTCGGCATCATCGTGGTGATGTGTTGCCTCTTCGGCGGCCTGGCTGGCCTCGCCGGCAGCAGCGGCACCAACTGA
- a CDS encoding DUF4190 domain-containing protein, translating to MQPGYPGQDPYGQQPNQDPTAQPNDPYAQPPQAPQYGQQPQYGQQPTSGQPYGQPTSGQPAYGQDPYAQQQPPYGAAPQYPAAGYPTGPAQGQGQNNTMGLAGMIVGIASVVLGLCCPLLGVPAGIVAVVLGVLGQKKVQAGEANNAGQARAALICGAVGVVVGIISAIAGAAINMNNFGA from the coding sequence ATGCAGCCCGGTTACCCCGGACAGGACCCGTACGGCCAGCAGCCGAACCAGGACCCGACCGCTCAGCCGAACGACCCGTACGCCCAGCCGCCGCAGGCCCCGCAGTACGGCCAGCAGCCGCAGTACGGCCAGCAGCCGACCTCGGGCCAGCCGTACGGCCAGCCCACCTCGGGTCAGCCCGCCTACGGCCAGGACCCGTACGCCCAGCAGCAGCCGCCGTACGGCGCGGCGCCGCAGTACCCGGCCGCCGGCTACCCGACCGGCCCGGCCCAGGGCCAGGGCCAGAACAACACCATGGGCCTCGCCGGCATGATCGTCGGCATCGCCTCGGTCGTGCTGGGCCTGTGCTGCCCGCTGCTGGGTGTCCCGGCCGGCATCGTGGCGGTCGTCCTCGGCGTGCTCGGCCAGAAGAAGGTCCAGGCAGGCGAGGCCAACAACGCCGGCCAGGCGCGGGCCGCCCTGATCTGCGGCGCCGTCGGCGTGGTCGTCGGCATCATCAGCGCCATCGCCGGCGCTGCGATCAACATGAACAACTTCGGCGCCTGA
- a CDS encoding DUF6350 family protein has protein sequence MSRVTPDQPRRPATGPRAGDRPPGRARPAARVPAPRSGEEPRSRAPLPVAAGVAALWAALTSWLPVSVVLGLAQLSEDAGSLGGALRAGLAGWLLGHGVPLQTTAGPLGLIPLALSALAVWRLTRAGVHVSRAVGARGAGSPRQALTVAVAVGIGYALIGALAAFAVDAGGLQVSPVTAALMFAAFGVPAALVGALRTTGVWALLTARCPLPLRDGLRTGLVAALLLLGAGAGAAGLAVATGGGDAADMIGAYRTGVAGQAGITLVSLAYAPNAIAWSVSYLLGPGFAVGTDTAVRTSEVSVGALPAVPLLAGLPRGPMDGLGAALLAVPVLAAMAAGWLLARRLIRAAAEERADVRWPALLGPAALAGPVAGALLGLVAAASGGSLGGGRLAEVGPSPWPVAVVATLVIAVGAVLGAAATRTLTRPARPTPPPRATPAPR, from the coding sequence ATGTCACGTGTCACCCCTGACCAGCCACGCCGCCCGGCCACCGGTCCCCGCGCCGGGGACCGGCCACCCGGCCGCGCCCGTCCGGCCGCACGGGTGCCCGCGCCGCGCTCGGGCGAGGAGCCGCGCAGCCGGGCCCCACTGCCCGTCGCGGCCGGGGTGGCGGCGCTCTGGGCCGCGCTGACCTCGTGGCTGCCGGTCTCCGTCGTGCTGGGCCTGGCCCAGCTCAGCGAGGACGCCGGCTCACTCGGCGGGGCGCTGCGCGCCGGCCTGGCCGGCTGGCTGCTCGGGCACGGCGTGCCGCTGCAGACCACCGCCGGGCCGCTGGGCCTGATCCCGCTCGCGCTGAGCGCGCTCGCCGTCTGGCGGCTCACCCGCGCCGGGGTGCACGTCAGCCGGGCCGTCGGCGCGCGGGGGGCCGGCTCGCCCCGCCAGGCGCTCACCGTCGCGGTCGCCGTCGGGATCGGATACGCGCTGATCGGCGCGCTCGCCGCGTTCGCTGTCGACGCGGGCGGCCTGCAGGTCTCCCCGGTCACCGCCGCGCTCATGTTCGCGGCGTTCGGCGTACCGGCCGCCCTGGTCGGGGCGCTGCGCACCACAGGCGTCTGGGCGCTGCTGACCGCCCGCTGCCCACTGCCGCTGCGCGACGGCCTGCGTACCGGGCTGGTCGCGGCGCTGCTGCTGCTCGGCGCGGGTGCGGGCGCGGCCGGACTGGCGGTGGCCACCGGCGGCGGCGACGCGGCCGACATGATCGGCGCCTACCGGACCGGGGTGGCCGGTCAGGCCGGCATCACCCTGGTCAGCCTCGCGTACGCGCCGAACGCCATCGCCTGGTCGGTCAGCTACCTGCTCGGTCCCGGGTTCGCCGTCGGCACCGACACCGCCGTCCGCACGAGTGAGGTGTCGGTCGGCGCGCTGCCGGCCGTACCGCTGTTGGCCGGCCTGCCGCGCGGCCCGATGGACGGGCTCGGCGCCGCGCTGCTCGCGGTGCCGGTGCTGGCCGCGATGGCGGCCGGCTGGCTCCTGGCCCGGCGGCTGATCCGGGCCGCCGCCGAGGAACGGGCCGATGTGCGATGGCCGGCGCTGCTCGGGCCGGCCGCGCTTGCCGGACCGGTCGCCGGCGCGCTGCTGGGACTGGTCGCGGCGGCCTCCGGCGGGTCGCTCGGCGGCGGGCGGCTGGCCGAGGTCGGCCCGTCGCCCTGGCCGGTGGCAGTGGTGGCCACCCTGGTGATCGCGGTGGGCGCGGTACTCGGCGCCGCCGCCACCCGCACCCTGACCCGACCGGCGCGTCCGACGCCCCCGCCTCGCGCCACCCCGGCTCCCCGCTGA
- a CDS encoding DUF4190 domain-containing protein, with protein MHAPYPPPPPPPAVGRDRTTLWGVLGIVFGLFCCGILGIVFGALSIRDARRNGRSQLLGWLGIAFGVINIVASAIVRARGNSYYPYWYR; from the coding sequence GTGCACGCTCCGTATCCGCCACCACCGCCGCCACCGGCCGTCGGCCGGGACCGGACCACGCTCTGGGGCGTCCTCGGCATCGTCTTCGGCCTGTTCTGCTGCGGCATCCTGGGCATCGTCTTCGGCGCGCTGTCGATCCGCGACGCGCGGCGCAACGGCAGGTCGCAGCTGCTCGGCTGGCTGGGCATCGCGTTCGGCGTGATCAACATCGTCGCCAGCGCCATCGTGCGGGCCCGGGGCAACTCGTACTACCCGTACTGGTACCGCTGA
- the sucD gene encoding succinate--CoA ligase subunit alpha yields MAIWLTKDSKVIVQGMTGSEGSKHTRRMLAAGTNVVGGVNPRKAGTTVDFDGTELPVFASVADAMKSTGADVTVIFVPPQFTKAAVVEAIDAGIDLAVVITEGVPVHDTAAFWAYNKSKGERTRIIGPNCPGIASPGASNAGIIPADITGSGRIGLVSKSGTLTYQMMYELRDIGFSTCVGIGGDPIIGTTHIDALAAFEADPETDAIVMIGEIGGDAEERAAEFIKANVTKPVVGYIAGFTAPPGKTMGHAGAIISGSAGTADAKKAALEAVGVKVGKTPTETANLMRELMSGR; encoded by the coding sequence ATGGCTATCTGGCTGACCAAGGACTCCAAGGTCATCGTGCAGGGGATGACCGGTTCCGAGGGTTCCAAGCACACCCGGCGGATGCTCGCCGCCGGCACCAACGTGGTCGGCGGCGTGAACCCGCGCAAGGCCGGCACCACTGTCGACTTCGACGGCACCGAGCTACCGGTCTTCGCGTCCGTCGCGGACGCGATGAAGTCCACCGGGGCGGACGTCACAGTCATCTTCGTGCCGCCGCAGTTCACCAAGGCCGCTGTGGTCGAGGCGATCGACGCCGGCATCGACCTGGCCGTGGTCATCACCGAGGGCGTGCCGGTGCACGACACCGCCGCGTTCTGGGCGTACAACAAGTCCAAGGGCGAGCGCACCCGGATCATCGGCCCGAACTGCCCGGGCATCGCCTCGCCGGGCGCGTCCAACGCCGGCATCATCCCGGCCGACATCACCGGCTCCGGCCGCATCGGCCTGGTCAGCAAGAGCGGCACGCTGACCTACCAGATGATGTACGAGCTGCGCGACATCGGCTTCTCCACCTGCGTCGGCATCGGCGGTGACCCGATCATCGGCACCACCCACATCGACGCTCTGGCCGCCTTCGAGGCGGACCCGGAGACCGACGCGATCGTCATGATCGGTGAGATCGGCGGCGACGCCGAGGAGCGGGCGGCCGAGTTCATCAAGGCCAACGTCACCAAGCCGGTGGTCGGCTACATCGCCGGCTTCACCGCCCCGCCCGGCAAGACCATGGGTCACGCCGGCGCGATCATCTCGGGCTCGGCGGGCACCGCCGACGCCAAGAAGGCGGCGCTGGAGGCGGTGGGCGTCAAGGTCGGCAAGACCCCGACCGAGACCGCCAACCTGATGCGGGAACTCATGTCCGGCCGCTGA
- the sucC gene encoding ADP-forming succinate--CoA ligase subunit beta: MDLYEYQGRDLFERHGLPVLAGGVATTPEEARAIAERLGGRVVVKAQVKVGGRGKAGGVKLAEGAEETVARATDILGMDIKGHTVHKVMITVTADVAEEYYFSYLLDRANRTFLCIASVAGGMDIEQVAAETPERVVKAPIDANTGVDEAKAREIVTAANFPAEIADQVVDVAVKLWQAFVAEDATLVEVNPLATTKDGKLLLLDAKVTLDENAAFRHPDHEALVDQASVDPLEQAAKAKDLNYVKLDGEVGIIGNGAGLVMSTLDVVAYAGERHGGVKPANFLDIGGGASAEVMANGLEIVLSDPSVKSVFVNVFGGITACDAVANGIVQALALLEQRGEKATKPLVVRLDGNNAEAGRAILDGAANPLIQRVDTMDGAAERAAELAAAGV; the protein is encoded by the coding sequence GTGGACCTGTACGAGTACCAGGGGCGGGACCTGTTCGAGCGGCACGGCTTGCCCGTGCTCGCCGGCGGCGTCGCCACTACCCCGGAGGAGGCCCGCGCGATCGCCGAACGCCTCGGCGGTCGGGTGGTCGTCAAGGCGCAGGTGAAGGTCGGTGGCCGCGGCAAGGCCGGCGGCGTGAAGCTGGCCGAGGGCGCGGAGGAGACGGTGGCCCGGGCCACCGACATCCTCGGCATGGACATCAAGGGTCACACCGTCCACAAGGTCATGATCACCGTGACCGCGGACGTGGCCGAGGAGTACTACTTCTCTTACCTGCTCGACCGGGCGAACCGCACCTTCCTCTGCATCGCCAGCGTGGCCGGCGGTATGGACATCGAGCAGGTGGCGGCCGAGACCCCGGAGCGGGTCGTCAAGGCCCCGATCGACGCCAACACCGGCGTCGACGAGGCGAAGGCCCGGGAGATCGTCACCGCGGCCAACTTCCCGGCCGAGATCGCCGACCAGGTCGTCGACGTCGCGGTGAAGCTGTGGCAGGCGTTCGTCGCCGAGGACGCCACGCTCGTCGAGGTGAACCCGCTGGCCACCACCAAGGACGGCAAGCTGCTGCTCCTGGACGCCAAGGTCACCCTGGACGAGAACGCCGCGTTCCGGCACCCGGACCACGAGGCCCTGGTCGACCAGGCGTCGGTGGACCCGCTGGAGCAGGCCGCCAAGGCCAAGGACCTCAACTACGTCAAGCTCGACGGCGAGGTCGGCATCATCGGCAACGGCGCGGGCCTGGTCATGTCCACGCTCGACGTGGTCGCGTACGCGGGCGAGCGGCACGGCGGCGTCAAGCCGGCCAACTTCCTCGACATCGGCGGCGGCGCGAGCGCCGAGGTGATGGCGAACGGCCTGGAGATCGTCCTGTCCGACCCGTCGGTCAAGAGCGTCTTCGTCAACGTCTTCGGCGGCATCACCGCCTGCGACGCGGTCGCCAACGGCATCGTGCAGGCGCTGGCTCTGCTGGAGCAGCGCGGCGAGAAGGCCACCAAGCCGCTCGTCGTCCGCCTCGACGGCAACAACGCCGAGGCCGGTCGGGCGATCCTCGACGGCGCGGCCAACCCGCTGATCCAGCGGGTCGACACCATGGACGGCGCGGCCGAGCGGGCCGCCGAGCTGGCAGCTGCGGGGGTCTGA
- a CDS encoding cobalamin B12-binding domain-containing protein translates to MSSRIRVVVAKPGLDGHDRGAKVVARALRDAGMEVIYTGLHQTPEQIVETAIQEDADAVGLSVLSGAHMTLFKRVLELLAERDATDIVVFGGGIIPDADLPELERLGVAKIFTPGATTGSIVEWVRENVAQPVG, encoded by the coding sequence ATGAGCTCTCGTATCCGGGTCGTCGTCGCGAAGCCCGGCCTGGACGGCCACGACCGGGGCGCGAAGGTCGTCGCGCGTGCCCTGCGTGACGCGGGCATGGAGGTCATCTACACCGGCCTGCACCAGACGCCCGAGCAGATCGTGGAGACGGCCATCCAGGAGGACGCGGACGCGGTCGGCCTGTCGGTGCTCTCCGGTGCGCACATGACGCTGTTCAAGCGCGTCCTCGAACTGCTCGCCGAGCGCGACGCCACCGACATCGTGGTGTTCGGCGGCGGCATCATCCCCGACGCCGATCTGCCGGAACTGGAGCGGCTCGGCGTCGCGAAGATCTTCACCCCCGGCGCCACCACCGGGTCGATCGTCGAATGGGTGCGGGAGAACGTCGCCCAGCCGGTCGGCTGA
- a CDS encoding M23 family metallopeptidase, producing the protein MRQRLSSEPDRYRGRRRVPTPPRSRYAAVVTTAFVGAGIVAIGANALPDAKSVNPSVLDELRQASVASQDAAARADSADRASRSDRTDSKITEQDPWLLPLHGYDFKSPYGVRWGKLHTGIDLVAPEGTPYKAVHAGTVTKAGWFGGYGYAVIVEHSDGTEAIYGHSSAVSVKEGQEVKAGDQLGLVGNTGHSYGSHLHLEIHVKGQPQDPVAFLKERGVDIQLEIEAIYGDVAAS; encoded by the coding sequence GTGCGCCAGCGCCTGTCGTCTGAGCCCGACCGCTATCGCGGCCGCCGCCGCGTGCCCACCCCCCCGCGGAGCCGCTACGCGGCGGTGGTCACCACCGCATTCGTCGGCGCCGGCATCGTCGCCATCGGCGCGAACGCCCTGCCCGACGCCAAGAGCGTCAACCCCTCGGTCCTCGACGAGCTCCGGCAGGCCTCGGTCGCCAGCCAGGACGCAGCGGCCCGTGCCGACAGCGCCGACCGCGCGTCCCGGTCCGACCGCACCGACAGCAAGATCACCGAGCAGGACCCGTGGCTCCTGCCACTGCACGGCTACGACTTCAAGTCCCCCTACGGCGTGCGCTGGGGCAAGCTGCACACCGGCATCGACCTGGTCGCGCCGGAGGGCACGCCGTACAAGGCGGTCCACGCCGGGACGGTCACCAAGGCCGGCTGGTTCGGCGGCTACGGCTACGCGGTGATCGTGGAGCACTCCGACGGCACCGAGGCCATCTACGGCCACTCCTCCGCCGTGTCGGTCAAGGAGGGCCAGGAGGTGAAGGCCGGCGACCAGCTCGGCCTGGTCGGCAACACCGGCCACTCCTACGGCTCCCACCTGCACCTGGAGATCCATGTCAAGGGCCAGCCGCAGGACCCGGTGGCGTTCCTCAAGGAGCGCGGAGTGGACATCCAGCTCGAAATCGAAGCGATTTACGGCGACGTAGCCGCCTCCTGA
- a CDS encoding M23 family metallopeptidase, with the protein MQHSSPTPYNAPARHRRPRRARRTAYVVTGAVALLGLGIGGVVTVADRSAPTPAAVDLGVQARVDDAARADRSAREPLTPSAVPASPSPSPSATTPAPKKSATAKPKPKPKPKKTTVAKKPAWVIPMKGAGITSCYGPRWGTQHAGIDFAMPAGTPIHAAAAGTVVKAGDVGDGYGISVFIDHHNGYLTHYAHQSRLAVAVGDKVKAGQVIGYEGSTGDSTGPHLHFEVHQGAMWNQIDPAPFLRARGINVAC; encoded by the coding sequence GTGCAGCACAGCAGCCCCACCCCGTACAACGCTCCCGCCCGGCACCGGCGCCCCCGCCGCGCCCGGCGCACCGCATACGTGGTCACCGGCGCGGTCGCCCTGCTCGGCCTCGGCATCGGCGGCGTAGTCACCGTCGCCGACCGCTCCGCACCGACGCCCGCCGCCGTCGACCTCGGCGTACAGGCCCGCGTCGACGACGCGGCCCGCGCCGACCGTTCGGCCCGCGAGCCACTCACCCCGTCCGCCGTCCCGGCCAGCCCGTCGCCGAGCCCGAGCGCGACCACCCCGGCGCCGAAGAAGTCAGCGACCGCGAAACCCAAGCCCAAGCCCAAGCCCAAGAAGACGACAGTGGCGAAGAAGCCGGCCTGGGTCATCCCGATGAAGGGCGCCGGCATCACGTCCTGCTACGGACCCCGCTGGGGCACCCAGCACGCCGGCATCGACTTCGCCATGCCGGCCGGCACCCCGATCCACGCCGCCGCGGCGGGCACCGTGGTCAAGGCCGGCGACGTGGGCGACGGTTACGGCATCTCGGTCTTCATCGACCACCACAACGGCTACCTGACCCACTACGCCCACCAGAGCCGGCTCGCCGTCGCCGTGGGCGACAAGGTCAAGGCCGGTCAGGTCATCGGCTACGAGGGCTCCACCGGCGACTCCACCGGCCCGCACCTGCACTTCGAGGTGCACCAGGGCGCCATGTGGAACCAGATCGACCCGGCGCCGTTCCTGCGCGCGCGGGGCATCAACGTGGCCTGCTGA
- the pcrA gene encoding DNA helicase PcrA codes for MHPLFDIPASPPAPESRPTPPRRPGAAGSDPQALLDGLNGPQRDAVTHAGSPLLIVAGAGSGKTRVLTNRIAYLLAARDVHPGEIIAITFTNKAAGEMKERVAALVGPRARMMWVSTFHSACVRILRAEHEHAGLKSTFSIYDADDSRRLMQMVARELDLDPKRYPARGLAAQVSNLKNELVDPEEFAGRAKGPNERALAEAYTLYQRRLREAHALDFDDLIMTTVHLLQSHPHVAESYRRRFRHVLVDEYQDTNHAQYVLIKELVSGTEGIPPAELCVVGDADQSIYAFRGATIRNILEFERDFTDARTILLEQNYRSTQTILNAANAVIDRNTSRKPKRLWSDAGSGEQIVGYVADTEHAEADWVAREIDRLVDDGETRPGDVAVFYRTNAMSRVFEEVFIRVGLPYKVVGGVRFYERKEVRDALAYLRAVVNDDDTVSLRRILNTPRRGIGERAEACVEALAARDRISFGAALRRAKDAPGISTRAANGIAEFVALLDAARDLADTGTPEEVLEAVLTRSGYLAELEESLDPQDAGRVDNLQELVSVAREYTERIEALGADDERATLAGFLEQVALVADADQIPSDDPDHQGVVTLMTLHTAKGLEFPVVFLTGLEDGVFPHLRSLGDTRELEEERRLAYVGITRARQRLYLSRAVTRSAWGAPAYNPPSRFLEELPPELVRWERTEGSYTSWGGGGGGVGGRADRLGRGGFAGGTPKATELAKRLGVDASRLSTASELKQAPKVSAGDRVNHQRYGLGRVLAVEGAGPGARAQIDFGDQTMWLVLRHAPIDKL; via the coding sequence ATGCATCCTCTCTTCGACATCCCCGCGTCCCCGCCCGCGCCGGAGTCCCGGCCGACCCCGCCGCGCCGCCCCGGGGCCGCCGGGTCGGACCCGCAGGCCCTCCTCGACGGCCTGAACGGCCCCCAGCGGGACGCGGTGACCCACGCCGGCTCCCCGCTGCTCATCGTGGCCGGCGCCGGCTCCGGCAAGACCCGGGTGCTGACCAACCGGATCGCCTACCTGCTCGCCGCCCGGGACGTGCACCCCGGCGAGATCATCGCGATCACCTTCACCAACAAGGCCGCCGGTGAGATGAAGGAGCGGGTGGCCGCGCTGGTCGGCCCGCGCGCCCGGATGATGTGGGTGTCGACGTTCCACTCGGCGTGCGTACGCATCCTGCGGGCCGAGCACGAGCACGCCGGCCTGAAGTCGACGTTCTCGATCTACGACGCGGACGACTCGCGCCGGCTGATGCAGATGGTCGCCCGCGAGCTGGACCTGGACCCGAAGCGCTACCCGGCCCGGGGCCTGGCCGCCCAGGTGTCGAACCTGAAGAACGAGCTGGTCGACCCGGAGGAGTTCGCCGGCCGGGCCAAGGGGCCGAACGAGCGGGCGCTGGCCGAGGCGTACACGCTCTACCAGCGGCGGCTGCGCGAGGCCCACGCGCTGGACTTCGACGACCTGATCATGACCACGGTGCACCTGCTCCAGTCGCACCCGCACGTGGCGGAGAGCTACCGGCGGCGGTTCCGGCACGTGCTCGTCGACGAATACCAGGACACCAACCACGCCCAGTACGTGCTGATCAAGGAGCTGGTCTCCGGGACCGAGGGGATCCCGCCGGCCGAACTCTGCGTGGTCGGCGACGCCGACCAGTCGATCTACGCCTTCCGCGGCGCGACCATCCGCAACATCCTGGAGTTCGAGCGGGACTTCACCGACGCCCGCACCATCCTGCTGGAGCAGAACTACCGCTCGACCCAGACCATCCTCAACGCGGCGAACGCGGTCATCGACCGCAACACCTCCCGCAAGCCGAAGCGGCTGTGGAGCGACGCCGGGTCCGGCGAGCAGATCGTCGGGTACGTCGCCGACACCGAGCACGCCGAGGCGGACTGGGTGGCCCGGGAGATCGACCGGCTGGTCGACGACGGCGAGACCCGCCCGGGCGACGTGGCGGTCTTCTACCGCACCAACGCCATGTCCCGCGTGTTCGAGGAGGTGTTCATCCGGGTCGGCCTGCCCTACAAGGTGGTCGGCGGGGTGCGCTTCTACGAGCGCAAGGAGGTCCGCGACGCGCTCGCGTACCTGCGCGCGGTGGTGAACGACGACGACACGGTCAGCCTGCGGCGGATCCTCAACACGCCGCGCCGGGGCATCGGCGAGCGGGCCGAGGCGTGCGTGGAGGCGCTGGCCGCGCGGGACCGCATCTCCTTCGGGGCCGCGCTGCGCCGGGCCAAGGACGCGCCCGGCATCTCCACCCGGGCGGCGAACGGCATCGCCGAGTTCGTGGCGCTGCTCGACGCGGCGCGGGACCTGGCCGACACCGGCACGCCGGAGGAGGTGCTGGAGGCGGTGCTGACCCGCTCGGGCTACCTGGCCGAGCTGGAGGAGAGCCTCGATCCGCAGGACGCCGGCCGGGTGGACAACCTCCAGGAGCTGGTGAGCGTCGCCCGGGAGTACACCGAACGGATCGAGGCGCTGGGCGCCGACGACGAGCGGGCCACCCTGGCCGGGTTCCTGGAGCAGGTGGCGCTCGTCGCCGACGCCGACCAGATCCCCTCCGACGACCCGGACCACCAGGGCGTGGTCACGCTGATGACGCTGCACACCGCGAAGGGCCTGGAGTTCCCGGTGGTCTTCCTGACCGGCCTGGAGGACGGCGTCTTCCCGCACCTGCGGTCGCTCGGCGACACCCGCGAGCTGGAGGAGGAGCGGCGGCTGGCGTACGTCGGCATCACCCGGGCCCGCCAGCGCCTCTACCTGTCCCGCGCGGTCACCCGGTCGGCGTGGGGCGCGCCCGCGTACAACCCGCCGTCGCGGTTCCTGGAGGAGTTGCCACCGGAGCTGGTCCGCTGGGAGCGCACCGAGGGGTCGTACACCTCGTGGGGTGGCGGGGGCGGCGGCGTCGGCGGCCGGGCGGACCGCCTGGGCCGCGGCGGCTTCGCCGGCGGTACGCCCAAGGCGACCGAGCTGGCGAAGCGGCTGGGCGTGGACGCCAGCCGCCTGTCCACGGCGAGCGAGCTGAAGCAGGCCCCGAAGGTCTCGGCCGGGGACCGGGTCAACCACCAGCGGTACGGCCTGGGCCGCGTGCTGGCGGTGGAGGGGGCCGGTCCGGGCGCCCGGGCCCAGATCGACTTCGGCGACCAGACCATGTGGCTGGTGCTGCGGCACGCGCCCATCGACAAGCTCTGA
- a CDS encoding chorismate mutase — MMTDVVESSGSLARNGRPAGADPTGAAAARTGTDDAAAAERIGEIRRRIDEIDSTLIALWQERAALSQEVGATRMASGGTRLVLSREREILERFRAELGADGTQLALLLLRAGRGPL; from the coding sequence ATGATGACTGACGTGGTGGAGTCCAGCGGCAGCCTGGCGCGCAACGGCCGGCCTGCCGGCGCCGACCCGACCGGCGCCGCGGCGGCCCGGACCGGCACCGACGACGCGGCGGCGGCCGAGCGGATCGGCGAGATCCGGCGGCGGATCGACGAGATCGACAGCACCCTCATCGCGCTCTGGCAGGAGCGGGCCGCGCTCTCCCAGGAGGTCGGCGCGACCCGGATGGCCTCCGGTGGGACCCGGCTCGTGCTCTCCCGCGAACGGGAGATCCTGGAGCGGTTCCGCGCCGAACTCGGCGCCGACGGCACCCAGCTCGCGCTCCTGCTGCTGCGCGCCGGCCGCGGCCCGCTGTGA
- a CDS encoding ABC transporter ATP-binding protein, with product MTENIIEVRDLVKHYPVTRGVVFKKTIGQVKAVDGVSFELKAGETLGVVGESGCGKSTLARVLMNLEKPTAGQVLYKGQDISKLSGGALRRLRRQIQLVMQDPYTSLNPRMTVGDLIGEPFEIHPEVAPRGSRRSKVKELLDLVGLNPEHINRYPHQFSGGQRQRIGIARALALRPEVIVCDEPVSALDVSIQAQVMNLLEKLQGEFGLSYVFIAHDLSVVRHLSDRVAVMYLGKMVEIGTEDEIYERPTHPYTQALLSAVPVPDPTVRDRKAIIRLQGDVPSPISPPSGCRFRTRCWKAQDVCAQEVPLLQIRPGSDHPSACHFAEKREIVVTHDAA from the coding sequence GTGACTGAGAACATCATCGAGGTTCGTGACCTGGTCAAGCACTACCCCGTGACCCGGGGCGTGGTGTTCAAGAAGACCATCGGCCAGGTCAAGGCGGTCGACGGCGTCTCCTTCGAACTCAAGGCCGGCGAGACGCTCGGCGTGGTCGGCGAGTCCGGCTGCGGCAAGTCGACGCTGGCCCGGGTGCTGATGAACCTGGAGAAGCCGACCGCCGGTCAGGTGCTCTACAAGGGCCAGGACATCTCCAAGCTCTCCGGTGGCGCGCTGCGGCGGCTGCGCCGGCAGATCCAGCTGGTGATGCAGGACCCGTACACCTCGCTCAACCCCCGGATGACTGTGGGTGACCTGATCGGCGAGCCGTTCGAGATCCACCCCGAGGTGGCTCCGCGCGGCAGCCGGCGCAGCAAGGTCAAGGAGCTGCTCGACCTGGTCGGCCTCAACCCGGAGCACATCAACCGGTACCCGCACCAGTTCTCCGGCGGTCAGCGGCAGCGCATCGGCATCGCCCGGGCGCTGGCACTGCGCCCCGAGGTGATCGTCTGCGACGAGCCGGTGTCGGCGCTCGACGTCTCCATCCAGGCGCAGGTGATGAACCTGCTGGAGAAGCTCCAGGGCGAGTTCGGTCTCTCGTACGTCTTCATCGCCCACGACCTGTCGGTGGTGCGTCACCTCTCCGACCGGGTCGCGGTGATGTACCTGGGCAAGATGGTGGAGATCGGCACCGAGGACGAGATCTACGAGCGGCCGACCCACCCGTACACCCAGGCGCTGCTGTCGGCGGTGCCGGTGCCCGACCCGACGGTGCGCGACAGGAAGGCGATCATCCGGCTCCAGGGCGACGTCCCCTCGCCGATCAGCCCGCCCTCGGGCTGCCGGTTCCGGACCCGGTGCTGGAAGGCGCAGGACGTCTGCGCCCAGGAGGTTCCGCTGCTCCAGATCCGGCCGGGCTCGGATCACCCGAGCGCCTGCCACTTCGCGGAGAAGCGGGAGATCGTCGTCACCCACGACGCGGCCTGA